Genomic window (Luteibacter yeojuensis):
TCGCCGATTTCCTCGATGCCAGCTTCAACGAAGGCGACGGCTACGTCTTCGGCTTCGGCTCGGGCGCGGACTTCCAGAACGCGAAGATGCAGATCGCCTACGCGCAGCAGGATGGCCTGGGCCTGCCGACCAAGGATTACTACACCGATCCGAAGCAGGCCGATAACCGCAAGGCCTACCTCGCGTACATCGCCAAGACCCTGACCCTCGCCGGCGTGCCCGAGGCCGATGCGAAGAAGCAGGCCGATGACGTGATGAAGTTCGAGACCCGGCTCGCCGCCGCCTCGCTCGCACCGGTGGAACTGCGCGTGCCGGAGAACCAGTACCACTTCGTCTCCGTGAACGACGCGGACAAGCTGACCCCGCACTTCAACTGGGAGAAGTTCTTCGCCGCCCAAGGCGTGAAGGTCGACAAGGGCTTCTCGCTGTCGCAGCCGAAGTTCTTCAAGGAATTCGACAAGATGCTGGCGTCCACGCCGGTGTCCACCTGGCAGGCCTACCTGCGTTTCCACGCCATCGACAGCGCCTCGCCGTACCTGTCCAAGCCGTTCCAGGACAACAAGTTCGACTTCTACAACAAGACCCTCGCCGGCCAGCCGCAGCAGAAGCCGCGCTGGAAGCGCGTGCTCGGCACGGTCAACAGCTCGATGGGCGAGGCCCTCGGCCAGCTCTACGTCGCCAAGGTGTTCAAGCCGGAAGCGAAGCAACGCGCCAACGAACTGGTCGACAACGTGCGCAACGCCCTCAAGACGCGCATCGAGAACCTCGACTGGATGAGCGACGAGACCAAGCAGAAGGCGATCCAGAAGTGGAACACCTTCCTGCCGAAGATCGGCTACCCGGACAAGTGGCGCGACTGGTCGGGCCTGGACATCGACGGCGAGAACTACTTCGCCAACGTCGAGGCCGCCAGCAAGTTCAACTACCACTACGACATCGCGAAGATCGGCAAGCCGACCGATCGCCTCGAATGGGGCATGACGCCGCAGACGGTCAACGCCTATTACAACCCGACCGACAACACGATCAACTTCCCGGCCGCCATCCTGCAGCCGCCGTTCTTCGACGCCAACGGCGACGACGCCATCAACTACGGCGGTATCGGCGCGGTGATCGGCCATGAGGCCAGCCATGGCTTCGACGACGAGGGCAGCCAGTTCGACGGCGACGGCAACAACAAGAACTGGTGGACCAAGGAAGACCGCGCCAAGTTCGACGAACGCGCCGGCAAGCTGGTGAAGCAGTTCGACGAGTACGCGCCGATCAAGGACCACCCGGACCTGCACGTCAACGGCAAGCTCACCCTGGGCGAGAACATTGCCGATCTGGGTGGCCTCAACGTGGCCTACGACGCGCTGCAGGAAGCGCTCAAGAAGAACCCGCAGGAAGCCAACGCGAAGATCGACGGTTACACCCAGGACCAGCGCTTCTTCCTCAACTGGGCCCGCGTGTGGCGCGGCAACGTCCGCGAGAAGCAGGCGATGCTGTACCTCAACGTCGACCCGCACGCACCGGCCTCGCTGCGCGCCATCGGCGCGCCGTCGAACATGGAAGCCTTCGCCACGGCGTTCCAGTGCAAGCCGGACGCGAAGATGGTCCGTGCGACCGACAAGCAGGTGAAGATCTGGTAAGCGCGACACGCCATCGCTGAAGCGATGGACCCAAGGCGCCGCACGCGAGTGCGGCGCCTTTTTCATGAGGGTCGCTCGTTCGCAGCGTGGCGTGGGAGAGAACATCGCCGGAGCGACGACGTCGATCTCGGAATTCGCTTGCAAGGATCTCAGGGCTCGTCCAATGATCGGCCGACTCACGCTCTCCTAGTCTGGATGTGCCGTCGCACCACTCCCGCGACGGCATCCCCTAACGAAACAAGGAGAATCCCCATGGGATACATGACCCGCGCCTTCGCTCACCTGCCCGGCGAGAACGAGCAGGAAGACGCCGCGACCGTCGTCGCCCGTCTGGCACCGACCGAGCTCGACGAGATCGCCGAGGATTGACGGCAGTGGAACGGGGCCGATGGCCCCGTTCCTTCATGGAGGAGCACATGATTCCATTCGAACGCGAATTCCCATTAGCCGCCGCCCGCGCACGCATCGAGGCCGCCCTCGCCGACCACGGGCTGCGCTGGCGCGCGACGGTCCACGGCGAAGCCCTGCATGCCACCCTGGTCGAACTGTTCGATGCGGAAGGCAGGCCCTTGTGCACGGGCGTGGGGAAGGGCGATGCGGAAACAGCGCTCGTCGGCGGGTTGTTCGAAGCCTTCGAACATCATCTCGCGCTGCACGATGCATGCTCCGCGCACCATGTGCTGACGCCGGCGGCACGGGTTCCCCAGGGACTGGGCAAGGCGATCGACGCCCTGCTCGCCGAGCAGCCGGAAAGCTCGATGGCCTGCCGCGTCTATGCCGACTTCTTCCATGGCGGCGCGGCGCTGTATCCGCTCGCCCTCGCCCGCCCCACCTATATCGACGATCCCGCCCCCGGCGACGACTTCGACTATGCGAGCCTTCGCCGTTATGCCTGCAACAGCGGCACGGCTATCGGGTCCACGCCCACGGAGGCGAGCCTGCACGCGATGAACGAAGCCATCGAACGCGACGACGTTTCCCATTTTCTGCGCGCGCATTTCCACGACCGCGACGACGAGGCACTGCGCGTGGTCGACCGGCGGACCGTCGAGCGCGACATCGAGCGGCTCTGGTCGCTGGCAGAGCGCGAACTGGGTCAGGATGCCATCCTGCTCGACATTTCCTCGCACAAGTCCGCGCACACCTTCCTGGCCTTCGCCCCCACCTGTCCCCACCCCGTGCACGTCTACGGAAGCGGCAGCTCCGCGCGGGCATCGCATGGCATGCGCCGCGCCCTGAGCGAACTGGTGCAGATGCATGTCATGGCGCAGGTCGCGCCGGCCGTGGCGAACGACCTGATCCGCGCGGAGTTACGCCTCCGTCCGTGGCCGCGACTGCACCGGGCCTGCGTCGCCGACCTTCCCGCGCGATTCGACGCGGCACGGCGGCAGCATGTAACGCCACGGAACACCGCCTCCGCCGGCAGCGTCGCCGCGCAGCTGTCGCAAGGCATGCGCGGGCTGCGTGACGAGGGTTATTCGCCACTCGTCCACACGATCCACTGCCGCCATGGCGATATCGCGTTGTGCCAGGTCCTCGTGCCCGGCTTCGAGCATTACCATATCGTCGGACACGGCAACCTCGTGGTTCCCTCCTTCCCGATCCGACGTGCCAGCCATGCGCGATACGCCTGACTGGCTCCGCGACGAGCGGCAATGGCGCGACCGCATGCGCGACGCACGCGGCGACGCGCCACGGCGGTACCGGCTCGTCGAGCGATCGTCCGAGGCGCGACAGCCCTACTTCCTGCTGCGGCATCGCGATAGGCAGTGGCTGGGACGCAGGTCGGTCATGGACTCGCCCGCCGGCCCCTCGTTGTCGAACCGCATCCATGCAACGCACCTGCTTGGCGACCGACTCGACATGTCGTTGTGCAGCGAGATGCTCCTCTTCGATTTCACCCTGCGCACGGCCACGGAGGCCGAGGGGTTCCTGCGCGAGGCTTCCGGCGATCCTTCGAGCGATCTCGTCTTTCCCTTCCCTCCGCTCGACGCCGGCGGCCGCGAAGCGGTCTGTCCACCGGCGTTCTGGGCGCGCCTCGCCTCGCGGCCGGCGCGCCTCGCCGAGGACGAGCTACATATGCGCTCCCTGTGTGCGGATACCCTGGCGCGGTGGCTGCGTCCCGGCGCGGTGGTGCGCGACCCGGCATGTTCCACCGGTGATTTCGTCGCCGCGATGGCCGCGAGCTGCCCCCTCTTGCGCTTCGAAGGCAGCGATATCTCGGCGAGCATGATCGACACCGCAAGGACACGGCACGCCGGCAGCGCGGTGGCCTTCGAGGTGGCCGACGCCACCGGAACAGGAATGGCATCGTGCGACGGCCTCATCGTGCGCTTCCTCAATGCCGAGGTCGTCACTCGCGCGCAGGCCTTGGCGATCTTCGACCGCCTCGTGGTTACCGTGCGTCCCGGCGGCATCGTCATACTCTTCGGACACACCCCCCTGCTCGTCCCGGTTCGCGGGCAGGCAGCCATGCACGGCCTGCGCGTCGTCCAGTGCAGCGCGGCGCTCCCGGAGGGCCCGGCGCTCGTCCAGTATTACGTGCTGGAGGTTCCCGACATGGGCAGGAGACCACCTTCCTCCAGAGGTCGGGATGCGCACGTACTCTGCCGAAAGGCATAGTGCGCCTTTCCGGCAAGATCGTACTTCCGGTTCTAAGGACACCCTAAGCGCAGATTCTTACCATCCACACATGCCGCACATCCTCAGCCATTTCGATGGGCCGGTACGCCGTCCATGGCTATGGATGGGTCTTGTCGCCTTCGTCGCGGTCCTTCTTCCGGCGGTCCCCGTCGACGAGACGCGGTATCTCACCGTCGCATGGGAGCTTCAGCACAGCGACGGTTTCGCGTGGCTGACCTTGAACGGCCGCCCCTACCTGGACAAGCCGCCGCTCCTTTTCTGGCTGATCGGACTCGCCTGGCAGCTGTTGGGCCATTCGATCTGGGCGGCGCGCATGGTCTCGCTCGCGGCGGCGGCGGGAACCATAGCGCTGCTCGGCGCGATCGAGCGGCGGCTGGTCGCCGGCGGCCAGAACCCGCCGCTCGCACCGTGGATCCTGCTTCCCTTCGTCCTCTTCGATGCGTTCTCGGGCAGCATCATGTTCGACGTGCCGCTGTGCTTCTTCGTCGCCGGCAGCCTGCTTGCCCTGATCCACTGGCTGCGCGACGGGCACGGCACCGCCCTCGTGTTGCTGTTCGCCTGCGCGGCGCTGGGCATGCTGATGAAAGGCCCGGTCGTCGCGGTGCACCTGATCGGTCCGATCCTGCTGAGCCCCTGGTGGAACGCTCCCCATCCGGCGAGACCCTGGCGCATCGGACTGGCGCTCGTCGCACTCCTGCTGTCCTGCCTTCCGCTGGCCTGGTGGGCCGCGAGCGCCGCGGCGGAAGTCGACCATGTGCCGGTCGTCGAGACGTTGCGCCACCAGGCATTCGGCCGGGTGACCGACAGTTTCGCGCATCGTCGCGGCCCGTACTGGTACCTGTTGCTTTTACCGCTGCTTTCCCTGCCCTGGATCCTGTGGATTCGCTGGCGGCCTTTCGCACGCGGAGCGCGCGACGCACGTCGGGATCCCCGCCTGCGTTTCGGCATCGCCTCGTCGGCCGTCGCGCTGCTGCTGTTCTCCCTCATCAGCGGCAAGCAGGTGCATTACCTGCTTCCGTTGCTGCCGGGAGCCTCGCTGATCCTCGCCGCCATCGTGGCCGCGCAACCGGAGACGATCGCCCATCGCCGCCCGGTTTACGCGATCCTTCTCGCCGCCGCGGCATGCGCGTGGCCCGTCGCCCTCGCGTTGTCGGGAAGGAGTGAGCACGCCGGATGGTTATCCACGGCGGCGGCGGCTTTCGCCTTGCTGGCCCTTGCGACGTTCGTCTCGGCACGCCGCCACCGTGGGATCGAGGCGACCTCGGTGGCTTCGCTGTGCATCGTGGTCGCACTGTTGCTTCAGCTCGGCACGGTGCTCGGGCGATCGCCCAACGTCGACGACCTTGCCGGATACGTTCGCGACCTGCGCCAGCGCGGCGTGCCCCTGGTCGCCCTCGACGACGAACCCGGCATGGTCGGGTTCCTCGCCCGGCTGCCCGAGCCCCTGCCTGTCGTCGATGCGGCCGATGCCGCCCGGTGGGCGACCGAGAACCCCGGGGGTGTCGCCCTGATCCACGGAGGAAAGAGCCAGCCACCCGCCGGAGCGCTTCTCGTCGTGAAGCTGGCGGACGGCTGGGAAGGCCTGGTGCCTGCGCCGATAGTGCGCCGTGGCGCCTATTGAGCGCCGGTCTCGGGGGCGGGTGAAGCGCGACGCTCGAGGTGCGCGGCAACCCTCGCGACGACACTGCGCGGGTCGCCGTCTTCGCAGGACACCGCCGTGTTGTTTCTTCCATAGGGCGCGTAGCGCGCGGGATCGGTGTGGCCGAAGAGACCGACCGCCGTCGCCGACGTGGCCGCCGCCAGGTGCATCACGCCACAGTCGGCGCTGAGGTAAGTGCCCGCGGCTTCGATGAACGCGGCGAGCTTGCGCGGATCGCTCGTGTAATACGTCGGATACGCGCCACCGAGTCGCGACTGGCCGTCGGCCGAGACCAGTTCGACGATGCGCAAGGCGCCATGACGTGCGACCAGTTCGGCGGTAAACGTGCTCCACCATTCGGGCGCGAGCCGCTTGGCCCCCGTGGCGTTCGGGAAGATCGCCAGCACCGGTGGCGCATGCTCGCCGGCGGGGCCGAGCACCCGCGACAGCGCTTCGCGTCCGCAGCGGCGCTCGGCATCGGTCAGGCGCAGGTCCAACGGGGGCACCGGCGCATCGCCGGGCAACCCGAGCGCCCAGCGCAGCGCATGCACCGGCCGCGCCGCGAGGTGCGTGGCGGTCGCTCCGCCGGACAGCGCGTCCACCCGCAACTGGAAACGTGCCTTCACCATCGCGCTCGCGAAACGTCCCGACGAGGATCCCGAGGCGGCATCGACGACGAGATCGTAGC
Coding sequences:
- a CDS encoding ArnT family glycosyltransferase, whose protein sequence is MPHILSHFDGPVRRPWLWMGLVAFVAVLLPAVPVDETRYLTVAWELQHSDGFAWLTLNGRPYLDKPPLLFWLIGLAWQLLGHSIWAARMVSLAAAAGTIALLGAIERRLVAGGQNPPLAPWILLPFVLFDAFSGSIMFDVPLCFFVAGSLLALIHWLRDGHGTALVLLFACAALGMLMKGPVVAVHLIGPILLSPWWNAPHPARPWRIGLALVALLLSCLPLAWWAASAAAEVDHVPVVETLRHQAFGRVTDSFAHRRGPYWYLLLLPLLSLPWILWIRWRPFARGARDARRDPRLRFGIASSAVALLLFSLISGKQVHYLLPLLPGASLILAAIVAAQPETIAHRRPVYAILLAAAACAWPVALALSGRSEHAGWLSTAAAAFALLALATFVSARRHRGIEATSVASLCIVVALLLQLGTVLGRSPNVDDLAGYVRDLRQRGVPLVALDDEPGMVGFLARLPEPLPVVDAADAARWATENPGGVALIHGGKSQPPAGALLVVKLADGWEGLVPAPIVRRGAY
- a CDS encoding glycosyltransferase family 9 protein, whose translation is MSPVATHSSGPSVVPARKPLHGNAATWRRRAAAWLARHLLAPQKNLVGAGELPAFGIQRILVCRPNHRLGNTLLLTPLLVEIERRFPGAEVDLLSAGPAARAIFRGFDIVGDCVTLDRRAVRHPLATWAALRKLRARRYDLVVDAASGSSSGRFASAMVKARFQLRVDALSGGATATHLAARPVHALRWALGLPGDAPVPPLDLRLTDAERRCGREALSRVLGPAGEHAPPVLAIFPNATGAKRLAPEWWSTFTAELVARHGALRIVELVSADGQSRLGGAYPTYYTSDPRKLAAFIEAAGTYLSADCGVMHLAAATSATAVGLFGHTDPARYAPYGRNNTAVSCEDGDPRSVVARVAAHLERRASPAPETGAQ
- a CDS encoding YcaO-like family protein — translated: MIPFEREFPLAAARARIEAALADHGLRWRATVHGEALHATLVELFDAEGRPLCTGVGKGDAETALVGGLFEAFEHHLALHDACSAHHVLTPAARVPQGLGKAIDALLAEQPESSMACRVYADFFHGGAALYPLALARPTYIDDPAPGDDFDYASLRRYACNSGTAIGSTPTEASLHAMNEAIERDDVSHFLRAHFHDRDDEALRVVDRRTVERDIERLWSLAERELGQDAILLDISSHKSAHTFLAFAPTCPHPVHVYGSGSSARASHGMRRALSELVQMHVMAQVAPAVANDLIRAELRLRPWPRLHRACVADLPARFDAARRQHVTPRNTASAGSVAAQLSQGMRGLRDEGYSPLVHTIHCRHGDIALCQVLVPGFEHYHIVGHGNLVVPSFPIRRASHARYA
- a CDS encoding methyltransferase domain-containing protein; its protein translation is MRDTPDWLRDERQWRDRMRDARGDAPRRYRLVERSSEARQPYFLLRHRDRQWLGRRSVMDSPAGPSLSNRIHATHLLGDRLDMSLCSEMLLFDFTLRTATEAEGFLREASGDPSSDLVFPFPPLDAGGREAVCPPAFWARLASRPARLAEDELHMRSLCADTLARWLRPGAVVRDPACSTGDFVAAMAASCPLLRFEGSDISASMIDTARTRHAGSAVAFEVADATGTGMASCDGLIVRFLNAEVVTRAQALAIFDRLVVTVRPGGIVILFGHTPLLVPVRGQAAMHGLRVVQCSAALPEGPALVQYYVLEVPDMGRRPPSSRGRDAHVLCRKA
- a CDS encoding M13 family metallopeptidase, translated to MTKQYLKPLALALSVALAGTACSKHNDDAAAPGGSQPSSTSTAAPAAAGSTAAATPAGPTFNIAELDTGIDACADFNGFVNAKWVAANPIPEDRTRWGAFDQLAENSLNTQHDIVDAMDKGAANAKAGSIEQKIGLLYRSGMNEDAIEKAGIEPLKPELAKIDALKSSQDIADFLDASFNEGDGYVFGFGSGADFQNAKMQIAYAQQDGLGLPTKDYYTDPKQADNRKAYLAYIAKTLTLAGVPEADAKKQADDVMKFETRLAAASLAPVELRVPENQYHFVSVNDADKLTPHFNWEKFFAAQGVKVDKGFSLSQPKFFKEFDKMLASTPVSTWQAYLRFHAIDSASPYLSKPFQDNKFDFYNKTLAGQPQQKPRWKRVLGTVNSSMGEALGQLYVAKVFKPEAKQRANELVDNVRNALKTRIENLDWMSDETKQKAIQKWNTFLPKIGYPDKWRDWSGLDIDGENYFANVEAASKFNYHYDIAKIGKPTDRLEWGMTPQTVNAYYNPTDNTINFPAAILQPPFFDANGDDAINYGGIGAVIGHEASHGFDDEGSQFDGDGNNKNWWTKEDRAKFDERAGKLVKQFDEYAPIKDHPDLHVNGKLTLGENIADLGGLNVAYDALQEALKKNPQEANAKIDGYTQDQRFFLNWARVWRGNVREKQAMLYLNVDPHAPASLRAIGAPSNMEAFATAFQCKPDAKMVRATDKQVKIW